In Halorubrum sp. PV6, a single window of DNA contains:
- the glpK gene encoding glycerol kinase GlpK: MTQYVGAIDQGTTGTRFMVFDHEGQVVANAYEQHEQIYPNPGWVEHDPIEIWENTKQVVLDGLADAGLEASQLEALGITNQRETTIVWDKDSGKPVHNALVWQDRRTTDRVEEIQEAGKVEEIREKTGLECDAYFSATKTEWILDNAEPLKMQSSRGGDLRDRAREGELLMGTIDAWLIYNLTGNHITDVTNASRTMLYNIREMEWDDELLDEFDVPKEMVPEVRPSSDEEYYGHTDADGFLGEEVPVAGALGDQQAALFGQTCFDKGDAKNTYGTGAFYLMNTGEEAVASDNGLLTTVGFQMSGEPVQYALEGSIFIAGAAIEFLEDIDLINNAAQTAELARSVDSTDGVYMVPAFTGLGAPHWDGRARGTLVGMTRGTTKEHIVRATLESIAYQTRDLAEAMEADSGVEMTSLRVDGGAVKNNFLCQLQSDIIQTDIVRPEVDETTALGSAYAAGLAVGYWDTVDELRDNWQVDREFSPEKEQEDVDKLYDRWDDAVERSLNWAQEEA, from the coding sequence ATGACACAGTATGTCGGTGCGATAGACCAGGGGACGACCGGTACCCGATTCATGGTGTTCGACCATGAGGGACAAGTCGTCGCGAACGCGTACGAACAGCACGAACAGATCTACCCGAATCCGGGATGGGTCGAACACGACCCGATCGAGATCTGGGAAAACACGAAGCAAGTCGTTCTCGACGGCCTGGCGGACGCGGGCCTCGAAGCGAGCCAGCTCGAAGCACTCGGAATCACCAACCAGCGCGAGACGACGATCGTCTGGGACAAAGACTCCGGAAAGCCGGTCCACAACGCGCTCGTGTGGCAGGACCGGCGGACGACGGACAGAGTCGAGGAGATTCAGGAGGCGGGCAAAGTCGAAGAGATCCGCGAGAAGACCGGACTGGAGTGTGACGCCTACTTCTCCGCGACCAAGACCGAGTGGATCCTCGACAACGCGGAGCCGCTCAAGATGCAGAGCTCCCGCGGCGGCGACCTCCGTGACCGCGCTCGCGAGGGCGAGCTGCTCATGGGGACCATCGACGCGTGGCTCATCTACAACCTGACGGGCAACCACATCACGGACGTCACCAACGCCTCCCGGACGATGCTGTACAACATCCGGGAGATGGAGTGGGACGACGAACTCTTAGACGAGTTCGACGTGCCCAAAGAGATGGTACCCGAAGTCCGGCCGTCCTCCGACGAGGAGTACTACGGCCACACCGACGCGGACGGGTTCCTCGGCGAAGAGGTTCCCGTCGCCGGCGCGCTCGGCGACCAGCAGGCCGCGCTGTTCGGACAGACCTGCTTTGATAAAGGCGACGCGAAGAACACCTACGGCACCGGCGCGTTCTACCTGATGAACACCGGCGAGGAGGCCGTCGCCTCCGACAACGGCCTGCTCACGACCGTCGGGTTCCAGATGTCCGGCGAGCCGGTCCAGTACGCGCTGGAGGGGTCCATCTTCATCGCCGGCGCGGCGATCGAGTTCCTCGAAGATATCGACCTCATCAACAACGCGGCCCAGACCGCGGAGCTGGCCCGGTCGGTCGACTCGACCGACGGCGTCTACATGGTCCCGGCGTTCACCGGGCTCGGCGCCCCGCACTGGGACGGCCGCGCTCGCGGGACCCTCGTCGGGATGACCCGCGGGACGACGAAAGAACACATCGTCCGCGCGACGCTCGAATCGATCGCCTACCAGACCCGCGACCTCGCGGAGGCGATGGAGGCCGACTCCGGCGTCGAGATGACGAGCCTCCGCGTCGACGGCGGCGCGGTCAAGAACAACTTCCTCTGTCAGCTCCAGTCCGACATCATCCAGACGGACATCGTCCGGCCCGAGGTCGACGAGACTACCGCGCTCGGCTCGGCGTACGCCGCCGGCCTCGCGGTCGGCTACTGGGACACCGTCGACGAGCTCCGCGACAACTGGCAGGTCGACCGGGAGTTCTCCCCGGAGAAGGAGCAGGAAGACGTCGACAAGCTGTACGACCGCTGGGACGACGCGGTCGAGCGCTCCCTGAACTGGGCCCAGGAGGAAGCCTAA